In Aspergillus fumigatus Af293 chromosome 4, whole genome shotgun sequence, one genomic interval encodes:
- a CDS encoding transcription factor domain-containing protein, giving the protein MSAMSSPQSDLTALRKGTKSCTECRRRKVRCVRISEDAKSCRQCEERGSTCVAQLPTRLKSSRARFSSRQRIKQLEFQVTQLTKIVNNLEVKLGSKPSRVVCSDTVQAPDAQESDAESSGSDFPMTDRPSHLRSLFQNDWLSFDSSQNANKAQGKISTQFSRVVRPRLQSLIPPKDEVIEIAGSSFDWLTLLHTLLPQPCTVVSQQDLVVRYEEMCSPDVNILTLALWLLALAIMAQQLPQQSENSEDQLRKCQKRADLCRQIINTMESTVLCHDRLLATGEGLAMAVHFARLHIGLGNLQKAWLTIRRLVAIAELMGLPRIHQAVRLDKISGTDDQHSYRMAQLWELLCNIERMSGMILNLPPDTRRYQPSPSLQLIVDGVVQPDVYATKLLHIAVRIHEIDESSASQGPAPELHMTALEIVRDLGSLAAQTPSTWWLVNETEPITANHIVQFFHYTVLMRVYLPMALRQDSREEYLYSRLPCMDACVAVARRYIFLRRKLPPGVFVGRVMDLQAFTAAAVLLLLSRNTFPTERRSFHVDTSQIQGVIAEVIEIMGQRSKDPTGFESVEQAFNTLCALNQLLRQEENTASEQTMTLQVPLLGRLHIRRNVKPPQSTAINAKASSTLAPSSHALSQGNVSASFLQGPVGCQLPTVMDGATVVQNGWGWNDFSWSIEDTHQSLFNDAFMGDSMGQAALWYNTSNNSLSTWNTFNIL; this is encoded by the exons ATGTCGGCAATGTCGAGTCCCCAAAGCGATCTCACCGCGCTGCGGAAAGGAACGAAAAGCTGCACAGAGT GCAGACGGCGTAAAGTTCGATGCGTCCGAATCTCCGAAGATGCTAAGTCGTGTCGGCAATGTGAAGAACGAGGTTCAACCTGTGTTGCCCAGCTTCCGACCAGACTGAAGTCCTCTCGAGCACGGTTCTCGTCTCGACAAAGGATTAAACAGCTGGAATTCCAAGTCACCCAGCTCACAAAGATTGTCAACAATCTTGAAGTCAAGCTTGGTAGCAAACCGTCCCGAGTAGTTTGCTCTGACACTGTTCAAGCTCCTGATGCGCAAGAGTCCGATGCCGAAAGTAGCGGGTCGGATTTTCCCATGACAGATCGTCCATCCCATCTACGCTCACTCTTCCAAAATGACTGGCTCAGTTTTGACAGCTCGCAAAATGCGAATAAAGCGCAGGGAAAAATCTCTACACAGTTCTCACGGGTCGTCAGGCCTCGTCTGCAGAGCCTAATCCCCCCAAAAGATGAGGTGATCGAGATTGCAGGATCCTCATTTGATTGGCTGACCTTGCTACATACCCTTTTACCGCAACCATGCACAGTTGTCTCACAGCAAGATCTCGTCGTCAGGTACGAGGAGATGTGTAGTCCTGATGTGAACATTCTTACTCTGGCGTTGTGGCTCTTAGCACTAGCGATCATGGCCCAACAGCTTCCGCAACAGAGCGAAAACAGTGAAGATCAGCTCAGAAAATGCCAGAAGCGGGCTGACCTTTGTCGCCAAATCATAAATACCATGGAGAGTACTGTCTTGTGCCATGATCGATTGCTTGCAACGGGAGAAGGTCTTGCAATGGCCGTACATTTTGCGCGACT TCATATCGGACTAGGAAACTTACAGAAGGCGTGGCTGACAATACGGCGGCTCGTCGCGATTGCAGAACTGATGGGGTTGCCTCGAATACATCAGGCAGTTCGGCTCGACAAGATCAGCGGAACCGATGACCAGCATTCTTACCGCATGGCCCAACTTTGGGAATTGCTTTGCAACATCGAAAGAATGTCGGGAATGATCTTGAACCTCCCACCTGACACTCGGCGCTACCAACCCTCACCCAGTCTACAACTTATCGTCGACGGCGTTGTTCAGCCTGATGTATATGCCACGAAGTTGCTGCATATCGCCGTCCGAATACACGAAATAGATGAATCTAGTGCCAGTCAGGGACCCGCCCCCGAACTCCACATGACTGCTCTGGAGATAGTGCGGGATCTAGGCAGCCTTGCTGCTCAGACGCCCAGCACGTGGTGGCTTGTCAACGAGACAGAACCGATCACCGCCAACCACATAGTACAGTTCTTTCACTATACCGTCTTGATGCGAGTATATCTTCCCATGGCATTGCGTCAAGATTCGCGGGAGGAGTATTTATACAGTCGGCTACCATGCATGGACGCTTGCGTTGCCGTGGCAAGGCGCTATATCTTCCTCAGACGCAAACTGCCTCCAGGTGTGTTTGTCGGACGAGTAATGGACTTGCAGGCTTTTACAGCTGCAGCggttcttctgctcttgTCCCGCAACACCTTCCCGACGGAACGGCGTAGCTTCCATGTCGACACCAGTCAAATTCAGGGCGTGATTGCCGAAGTAATCGAGATCATGGGGCAAAGATCCAAGGACCCCACGGGCTTTGAATCTGTCGAGCAAGCCTTTAATACGCTATGTGCCCTTAATCAGCTTCTACGACAGGAGGAAAACACTGCCTCTGAGCAGACAATGACCTTGCAAGTCCCTCTGCTCGGGAGGCTGCACATCCGTCGCAACGTGAAGCCTCCACAGTCGACTGCGATCAACGCGAAAGCATCATCCACATTAGCTCCCTCTTCTCATGCTCTGAGTCAAGGCAATgtatctgcttctttcctACAGGGCCCGGTCGGCTGTCAACTGCCCACCGTAATGGACGGCGCGACTGTTGTCCAAAATGGATGGGGATGGAACGACTTCTCCTGGTCTATCGAAGATACCCATCAGAGCCTGTTCAATGATGCTTTCATGGGCGACAGTATGGGACAGGCCGCTTTGTGGTATAATACATCTAATAATTCACTTTCCACGTGGAATACGTTCAATATATTGTGA
- a CDS encoding putative MFS transporter → MSGSGLEDSVDAGEKPHMSKDITQAKLDTHVTEIDDEDGRDPRNWSSRKKLFVFVALMSSSILADGGMTWGATLIVPQALEWGVSVDHSATSMNYGILLQGVGGLTAIPLIEAYGRLPVWLWSQFITTFMVLRATLSNNYSTFTAFRSLQGLFGTIPQVVGLPIIHDMYEPKDWPQMINIWGTTFLIGPFLGPALAGYIGAGSNWKASFGVLTAFYALSTILIFLFGYETYYARGHQCQRNSRLQSMFGIKNHSLPVGRTLAHWTKILAIYIFKFPLLLTGIATMVNFCWPIGITVTVSTFVAQPPYLFDTVQSASLRWAPIIGGLLGYAFGYWFNGWIEKSRQQGWRPEYRLHGVWVAIGVMACGLLTYGMTLNYHKHWIGLAFGWLMVVFGMISSTVSITAYNLEKYPDQSTVVSAIINAWRTASGFSVGYFQPSWIAKDGTAAVFGTQVAVVVAVLILTITPVIVIEGRKVKPTIGEA, encoded by the exons ATGAGTGGGTCTGGACTCGAGGACTCGGTCGATGCAGGCGAAAAACCCCATATGAGTAAGGATATCACTCAGGCAAAGTTAGACACCCACGTCACCGagattgacgacgaggatggcCGAGATCCTCGGAATTGGAGCTCAAGAAAGAAGCTTTTTGTGTTTGTCGCACTCATGTCAAGCTCCATCTTGGCTGATGG AGGAATGACTTGGGGTGCGACATTAATCGTGCCGCAAGCGTTGGAGTGGGGAGTCAGCGTTGATCATTCCGCGACCAGTATGAACTACGGCATACTGTTACAGGGTGTTGGCGGTCTGACTGCCATACCTTTGATCGAGGCATATGGACG TCTCCCTGTATGGTTGTGGTCGCAATTCATCACCACGTTTATGGTCCTCCGAGCGACGTTATCCAACAACTATAGCACCTTCACTGCCTTTCGCTCTCTCCAGGGTCTCTTTGGCACGATCCCACAAGTGGTCGGTTTGCCAATTATTCATGATATGTACGAGCCGAAAG ACTGGCCGCAAATGATCAACATCTG GGGCACTACCTTCCTGATCGGGCCCTTTCTAGGCCCTGCACTGGCCGGATATATCGGTGCTGGCAGCAATTGGAAGGCCTCGTTTGGCGTTCTGACGGCCTTCTACGCGCTGTCGACAATACTGATCTTTCTCTTCGGATACGAGACTTACTATGCTAGAGGACATCAATGTCAGCGTAATTCGCGCCTGCAGTCAATGTTTGGAATCAAAAATCACAGCCTACCTGTCGGGCGCACTCTGGCCCACTGGACCAAGATCCTTGCCATATACATCTTCAAGTTCCCGCTCCTCCTGACTGGAATTGCAACAATGGTCAACTTTTGCTGGCCGATCG GTATAACTGTGACCGTTTCCACGTTTGTTGCGCAGCCTCCCTACCTTTTCGACACAGTCCAGTCGGCATCACTGCGGTGGGCCCCCATTATCGGAGGCTTACTTG GTTATGCATTTGGCTACTGGTTTAATGGTTGGATTGAGAAATCCCGCCAGCAGGGGTGGCGGCCCGAGTATCGACTGCACGGTGTCTGGGTCGCCATTGGAGTCATGGCTTGTGGACTGCTCACATACGGCATGACCCTGAACTACCATAAGCATTGGATTGGTCTCGCATTTGGCTGGCTAATGGTCGTATTTGGCATGATCTCCAGTACAGT CTCGATCACGGCATACAACCTGGAGAAATATCCCGACCAGTCAACAGTAGTCTcagccatcatcaatgcCTGGCGTACAGCCAGTGGCTTCTCTGTCGGATACTTCCAGCCCTCCTGGATCGCGAAAGACGGGACTGCGGCAGTTTTTGGAACACAGGTGGCGGTAGTCGTTGCGGTTCTGATCCTCACAATAACCCCTGTCATAGTCATCGAAGGACGGAAAGTTAAACCCACCATTGGTGAGGCATGA
- a CDS encoding putative O-methyltransferase — MSSPAAAAALASTVTSAAAIGFVPIAVRFQLFDVLADLDKPVSGQDVLSALQERSIERTRQDVPCLLLIQDTLYAMSGLDFVDFVAENLYRANAITKHLAATPSAQHGAVHFTTENLLAGAFLMRKLEAENFQYPFKERETPFQFAYKSMGQEELAKEHTYSIMATEGRMDSFNHFMVGKFMKTNAAPDRLRALGYDLESVLNDAQASTPPTMVDIGGGRGEMILDFKAAFPQLQTSDLIVQEFNHDITDIPGITLAVWNYKDESPQPIKGALIYHLAHILHNLPDLEALRLLKKISEAMAPHSRLLIHGFAKNTTYAKMHAAMIALFGGRERSSTEWHQMAGLAGLRVTFEAYPDFGEGLIEMRKVESSA; from the exons ATGTCTTCGCctgctgccgccgctgctctTGCGAGCACAGTGACCTCG GCTGCGGCCATCGGCTTTGTTCCTATTGCGGTTCGCTTTCAGCTGTTTGATGTCTTGGCAGATCTCGACAAGCCGGTGAGCGGCCAAGATGTCTTGTCAGCCCTCCAAGAACGGTCCATCGAGAGAACAAGACAGGATGTACCAT GTTTACTTCTAATTC AGGACACACTGTATGCCATGTCCGGGTTAGACTTTGTTGATTTTGTCGCAGAGAATTTGTACCGTGCCAATGCCATAACCAAGCATTTGGCGGCCACTCCGTCCGCCCAACATGGAGCTGTGCACTT TACGACGGAAAATCTTCTTGCCGGTGCATTCCTGATGCGAAAGCTCGAGGCCGAAAACTTTCAGTATCCCTTCAAAGAGCGGGAGACGCCATTTCAATTTGCCTACAAATCAATGGGCCAAGAGGAGCTCGCGAAGGAACATACGTATTCCATCATGGCCACAGAAGGCCGCATGGACAGTTTCAATCACTTCATGGTTGGCAAGTTTATGAAAACAAACGCTGCTCCTGACCGTCTCCGGGCCCTAGGGTACGATCTGGAATCGGTCCTCAACGACGCACAAGCTTCTACACCTCCGACCATGGTGGACATCGGCGGAGGTCGCGGGGAGATGATTCTCGATTTCAAGGCTGCATTTCCCCAACTCCAGACTTCGGACCTGATCGTCCAAGAGTTCAATCATGACATCACTGATATCCCCGGCATCACCCTAGCTGTGTGGAACTACAAGGACGAAAGTCCCCAACCGATCAAGGGCGCGCTAATCTACCATCTGGCGCACATCCTTCACAATCTCCCAGACTTGGAAGCTTTGcgcttgctgaagaagatatcgGAGGCTATGGCTCCTCACTCGCGATTGCTGATTCATGGGTTTGCGAAGAATACCACTTACGCCAAGATGCACGCCGCCATGATTGCTTTGTTCGGCGGTCGAGAGAGAAGTTCGACCGAATGGCATCAAATGGCGGGCCTGGCTGGGCTTCGGGTGACATTCGAGGCGTATCCGGATTTCGGAGAGGGCTTGATTGAAATGAGGAAAGTGGAAAGCTCTGCTTAG
- a CDS encoding putative MFS monocarboxylate transporter — MSSTDHEIISLSEIPTRHSAHDVTSSEIEQPSLPPADGGKAAWQLLASCCLIQLPVWGFSTVFGIFQEYYSTHDALQGNKGDLATVGTTSTGLLYLLSPVTFTLLTRYPRLQGWCIPTGLCITVIDSLLSSFSTHVWHLIATQGIMCAIGNALMFSPSSLYMDQWFIHKKGLALGIMWAAKSVTGVVLPFAANFCLHHFGSSTTFRFWTVTTLLTTLGSLPFMKPRIPVSPSASARRLDLGFLRLAAFWTLQAGNIIQSFGYFLPSTYLPSYSTATVGLSRTMGTMLVSLFNATSIVGGICMGMLCDRFAVSNILLLSSMGSALSVFLLWGMASSPGSDSPRTGIALLTLFSIFYGFFAGGFSSTWSGVIKQIKRDSSTSLETGLVFGLLAGGRGIGNVISGPLSTALIKQGSLGGSQTSNAGTGFSTQYGTLILFTGITAALGAWSSMWGYISSSVRCVSR; from the exons ATGAGCTCTACCGACCACGAGATCATCTCTTTGAGCGAGATACCGACCCGTCATTCTGCCCATGACGTGACTTCGTCAGAGATAGAACAACCCTCGCTGCCTCCCGCCGACGGAGGCAAAGCTGCCTGGCAACTACTCGCGTCATGCTGTCTCATTCAGCTACCAGTCTGGG GGTTCTCCACTGTTTTCGGGATTTTCCAAGAATACTACAGCACGCATGATGCCTTACAGGGCAATAAAGGCGACCTTGCTACCGTGGGAACTACATCAACT GGTCTCCTGTACCTCTTATCACCTGTGACATTCACACTTTTGACGCGGTACCCACGCCTCCAAGGCTGGTGCATTCCGACAGGGCTCTGTATCACCGTGATCGACTCGCTTCTATCGTCTTTCTCGACGCACGTATGGCATCTCATTGCAACTCAGGGTATTATGTGCGCCATCGGCAATGCGCTCATGTTCAGCCCGTCATCTCTGTATATGGACCAGTGGTTCATCCACAAAAAGGGCCTTGCCCTCGGGATCATGTGGGCAGCCAAGAGCGTAACCGGTGTTGTATTGCCCTTTGCGGCAAATTTTTGTTTGCACCACTTCGGTTCTAGTACGACCTTCAGATTTTGGACTGTCACTACG TTGCTTACTACTCTAGGATCTCTGCCGTTCATGAAGCCTCGAATCCCTGTCTCGCCGTCCGCATCAGCCCGGCGTCTGGACCTGGGGTTCCTCCGCCTCGCCGCCTTCTGGACGCTCCAGGCAGGCAATATCATCCAAAGCTTTGGATACTTCTTGCCGTCCACATATCTGCCATCTTATTCGACCGCAACAGTTGGTCTCTCAAGAACAATGGGCACAATGCTAGTCTCGCTCTTCAACGCGACTTCTATCGTCGGCGGTATCTGCATGGGAATGCTCTGTGATCGTTTCGCAGTatcgaatatcctgcttctctCCTCGATGGGCTCAGCGCTATCTGTGTTTCTTTTGTGGGGCATGGCATCATCTCCGGGGTCCGACTCACCTCGGACGGGCATTGCTTTGCTCACCCTGTTCTCCATCTTTTACGGATTCTTCGCCGGTGGTTTCAGTTCCACTTGGTCGGGTGTCATCAAACAAATCAAGCGTGATTCTTCCACCTCTTTGGAGACAGGGTTAGTCTTTGGTTTGCTGGCCGGAGGGCGGGGAATTGGCAATGTCATCAGTGGTCCGCTGAGCACGGCACTGATCAAGCAGGGATCGCTGGGTGGCTCGCAAACCAGCAACGCTGGGACTGGCTTTAGCACTCAATATGGGACTCTGATTCTCTTCACTGGTATCACGGCAGCGTTGGGAGCTTGGAGCTCGATGTGGGGTTATATCAGCTCCAGCGTGCGCTGTGTGAGTCGCTAG